A genomic segment from Limosilactobacillus sp. encodes:
- a CDS encoding histidine phosphatase family protein encodes MTKVYLIRHGKTEWNLQSRYQGAHGDSPLLESSYHEIEQLAESLRPVPIAHVYASPLKRARVTAQRLIDNINRPIPLTLDSRLAEFNLGKMEGMHFDEVAAKWPAALDNFRHHPDKYDAQLIESESFQEVIARVGTAIKEFCRNHSNDNIVVVSHGAALNATINALIGTPLAHLKDRGGLSNTSTTILQTSDAEHFELEKWNDTSYLHKTKVDPTDTI; translated from the coding sequence TTGACAAAAGTATATTTGATTCGTCATGGAAAAACCGAATGGAACCTTCAGTCCCGCTACCAGGGTGCTCACGGGGACTCACCGCTGCTGGAATCCAGCTACCACGAGATTGAACAACTTGCCGAATCCCTGCGGCCGGTGCCGATTGCCCACGTCTACGCCAGCCCGTTGAAGCGGGCACGGGTGACGGCCCAGCGCCTGATCGACAACATCAACAGGCCGATCCCGCTGACGCTCGATAGCCGCCTGGCGGAGTTTAACCTCGGCAAGATGGAGGGGATGCACTTCGACGAGGTGGCGGCAAAGTGGCCGGCAGCGCTGGACAATTTCCGTCACCATCCCGACAAGTACGACGCCCAGCTGATCGAGAGCGAGAGCTTCCAGGAGGTCATCGCCCGGGTGGGCACGGCGATCAAGGAATTTTGCCGGAACCACTCGAACGACAACATCGTGGTGGTATCCCACGGGGCGGCCCTGAATGCGACCATCAATGCGCTGATTGGGACTCCACTGGCGCATTTGAAGGACCGCGGGGGATTATCCAACACTTCCACCACGATTCTTCAAACCAGTGATGCCGAGCATTTTGAACTCGAAAAGTGGAACGACACGTCCTACCTTCACAAGACGAAGGTTGATCCAACCGACACGATTTAA
- the mnmA gene encoding tRNA 2-thiouridine(34) synthase MnmA, translating into MYKMTDHSHTRVVVGMSGGVDSSVTALLLKRQGYDVVGVFMKNWDDTDENGVCTATEDYKDVAKVAAKIGIPYYSVNFEKEYWDRVFKYFIAEYKKGRTPNPDVICNKEIKFKAFIDYANQLGADYVATGHYADLKRDADGRMHLMRARDQHKDQTYFLSQLDYQQLDRVMFPLANYTKPEIRQLAKEAGLATADKKDSVGICFIGEDGHFREFLSQYIPAQPGKMETVDGKVVGQHMGLMYYTIGQRRGLGLGGNKESNEPWFVIGKDIKKNVLYVGQGYHNEHLYATHLEASDIHWVDDVVSRYGHDFHCTAKFRYRQKDVGVTVHLAEDGQQVTVEFDDPARAITPGQAVVFYDGEECLGSAIIDRAYNQDRQLQYV; encoded by the coding sequence ATGTATAAAATGACTGATCACAGTCACACACGTGTTGTTGTCGGGATGAGCGGCGGGGTTGACTCCTCCGTGACCGCCCTGCTTTTGAAGCGCCAGGGCTATGACGTTGTCGGCGTCTTCATGAAGAACTGGGACGATACCGACGAAAACGGCGTCTGTACCGCGACGGAGGACTACAAGGACGTCGCGAAGGTAGCCGCCAAGATCGGGATTCCTTACTACTCGGTCAACTTTGAAAAGGAGTACTGGGACCGGGTTTTCAAGTACTTCATTGCCGAGTACAAGAAGGGGCGGACGCCAAACCCGGACGTCATCTGCAACAAGGAAATTAAGTTCAAGGCCTTCATCGACTACGCCAACCAATTGGGGGCCGATTACGTGGCCACGGGTCACTATGCCGACCTGAAGCGCGACGCGGACGGCCGGATGCACCTGATGCGGGCCCGTGACCAGCACAAGGACCAGACCTACTTCCTGAGCCAGCTCGACTACCAGCAGCTGGACCGGGTGATGTTCCCACTGGCCAACTACACCAAGCCGGAGATTCGCCAGCTTGCCAAGGAGGCGGGACTCGCCACCGCTGACAAGAAGGACTCAGTCGGCATCTGCTTCATCGGTGAGGACGGTCACTTCCGCGAGTTCCTCAGCCAGTACATCCCCGCTCAGCCGGGCAAGATGGAGACGGTTGACGGCAAGGTTGTCGGCCAGCACATGGGGCTGATGTACTACACGATCGGTCAGCGCCGGGGCCTCGGCCTGGGCGGCAACAAGGAGAGCAATGAGCCCTGGTTCGTCATCGGCAAGGACATCAAGAAGAACGTCCTCTACGTTGGCCAGGGCTACCACAATGAGCACCTGTATGCGACCCACCTGGAGGCCAGTGACATTCACTGGGTCGACGACGTGGTGAGCCGCTACGGTCATGACTTCCACTGTACGGCCAAGTTCCGTTACCGCCAGAAGGACGTCGGCGTGACCGTCCACCTGGCAGAGGACGGCCAGCAGGTCACGGTCGAATTCGACGATCCGGCCCGCGCGATCACGCCGGGCCAGGCGGTCGTCTTCTACGACGGTGAGGAGTGCCTGGGGAGCGCGATCATCGACCGGGCTTACAACCAGGACCGCCAGCTGCAGTATGTTTAA
- a CDS encoding cold-shock protein, with protein MLTGKVKSFDEQKGWGFIQVPNEGEIFVHYHGIEGTHRRVLTAGQDVSLVIVQGKRGPQAAHVRVLD; from the coding sequence ATGCTAACAGGCAAAGTAAAAAGTTTTGATGAACAGAAGGGCTGGGGCTTTATCCAGGTGCCCAACGAGGGTGAGATCTTCGTCCACTACCACGGAATCGAAGGAACCCACCGGCGGGTGCTGACGGCCGGTCAGGACGTTTCCCTGGTGATTGTGCAGGGTAAGCGGGGACCCCAGGCCGCCCATGTCCGGGTCCTAGATTAA
- a CDS encoding cysteine desulfurase family protein, with product MSEIYLDNAATTPMAPEVLETMTREMKDSWGNASTGYSYGRHSKLVMENSRHVIAQSINADDNEIIFTSGGTESDNTAIIQTALTRQNLGKHIITTAIEHEAVLKPLHFLEERGFEVTYLPVNEYGEISLDDFKKALRDDTILVTIMMGNNEVGSRMPIHEIGEILKDHQAWFHTDAVQTYGLLPIDVKRDHIDMLSTSAHKLNGPKMMGFLYRRDGISFPSFIKGGDQETKRRAGTENVPAIAAFAKAVELDSPEEKQRRQERYYHFKQKIVTALRDHGVDFEVNGRIDPNGLNHVLSLWFKGISTYVMQTDLDLAGIAVSGGSACTAGSIEPSHVLTAMYGADSPRISESIRISFGAMNTEEDIDKLIAAMIKIVDKLKTIDQQKED from the coding sequence GTGAGTGAGATTTATTTAGACAACGCGGCCACCACGCCGATGGCCCCCGAGGTACTAGAGACGATGACCCGGGAGATGAAGGATTCCTGGGGTAATGCCTCGACGGGTTATTCCTATGGACGGCATTCCAAGCTGGTGATGGAAAACAGCCGGCACGTGATCGCCCAGAGCATCAACGCCGATGACAACGAGATCATCTTTACCAGCGGGGGCACGGAGAGCGACAACACCGCCATCATCCAGACGGCCCTGACCCGGCAAAATCTCGGCAAGCACATCATCACCACGGCCATCGAGCACGAGGCGGTCTTAAAGCCGCTTCACTTCCTGGAGGAGCGGGGCTTTGAGGTTACCTACCTGCCGGTCAACGAGTACGGTGAAATCTCCCTCGATGACTTTAAGAAAGCTTTGCGTGACGACACGATCCTGGTCACGATCATGATGGGCAACAACGAGGTCGGCAGCCGGATGCCGATCCACGAGATTGGTGAAATCTTAAAGGACCACCAGGCCTGGTTCCACACCGATGCCGTCCAAACCTATGGCCTGCTGCCGATCGACGTCAAGCGCGACCACATCGACATGCTGTCGACCTCGGCCCACAAGCTCAACGGACCGAAGATGATGGGCTTCTTGTACCGGCGTGATGGGATCAGCTTCCCGAGCTTCATCAAGGGCGGCGACCAGGAGACCAAGCGCCGGGCCGGGACCGAAAACGTGCCGGCAATCGCGGCCTTTGCCAAGGCAGTCGAATTGGACAGCCCGGAGGAAAAGCAGCGCCGGCAGGAACGCTACTACCACTTCAAGCAGAAGATCGTGACCGCCCTGCGCGATCACGGGGTCGACTTTGAGGTCAACGGCCGGATTGATCCAAACGGGCTCAACCACGTCCTCAGCCTCTGGTTCAAGGGAATTTCGACCTACGTCATGCAGACCGACCTCGACCTGGCCGGGATTGCCGTCTCCGGTGGGTCGGCATGTACCGCCGGCAGCATCGAGCCGTCCCACGTTCTGACTGCCATGTACGGCGCTGACAGCCCCCGGATCAGCGAGTCGATCCGGATCAGCTTCGGGGCGATGAACACCGAAGAGGACATCGACAAGCTGATCGCTGCCATGATCAAGATCGTCGACAAGCTGAAGACAATTGATCAGCAAAAGGAGGACTAA
- a CDS encoding NUDIX hydrolase, producing the protein MEFEEKPLESKTVFHGHLIDVEVQQVKTPTGIVAQREIVHHAPAIAILALTADNKMILEKQWRAPIAKTTLEIPAGKLDSRDQDDAVHAAKRELNEETRYQARELKKLSSFYTSVGCMDEYMTLYLATGLTPVENALPQDADEQLALMTVSLDQALAMIERGEIEDAKTVMAIYYWRGMQNNG; encoded by the coding sequence ATGGAATTTGAAGAAAAACCGCTGGAAAGCAAGACCGTCTTTCACGGTCATTTGATCGATGTTGAGGTCCAACAGGTCAAGACGCCGACTGGGATCGTCGCCCAGCGTGAAATCGTCCACCATGCCCCGGCCATCGCCATCTTGGCCTTGACCGCTGACAACAAAATGATCCTGGAAAAGCAGTGGCGGGCCCCGATCGCCAAGACCACCCTGGAGATTCCGGCCGGCAAGCTCGACAGCCGGGACCAGGACGACGCCGTTCACGCCGCCAAGCGGGAACTCAACGAGGAAACCCGCTACCAGGCACGGGAATTAAAGAAGCTCTCGTCCTTCTACACCTCGGTGGGCTGTATGGACGAGTACATGACCCTCTACCTGGCGACCGGGCTGACTCCGGTGGAGAACGCTCTGCCCCAGGACGCCGACGAACAGCTGGCCCTGATGACGGTCAGCCTCGACCAGGCCCTGGCGATGATCGAGCGCGGTGAGATCGAGGACGCCAAGACCGTCATGGCGATCTACTACTGGCGGGGGATGCAGAACAATGGCTGA
- a CDS encoding ribose-phosphate diphosphokinase, with protein MTQIKNAKNVRLFALNSNRPLAEAIAERIGLPLSKASISHFADGEIKITIDESVRGCEVYVVQSVSDPVNTNLMELLIMVDALRRASAAKINVVMPYYGYARQDRKARSREPITAKLIANLLEMDQIDRLVTIDLHAAQVQGFFDIPVDHLQATSLLAKYCEQQGLTGDNAVVVSPDHAGVSLARKFAERIKAPIAIVDNRADEVRERDNQEVPEYVIGDVKDRNAIIVDDIVDTGVRMKLSAAALQKFGAKKIYGVATHAVLSGDAVNTLEGSGLEEMIVTDTINLPEEKCFKKLVRLSVADLLAEALVRIHNHQSIDTLFNHN; from the coding sequence ATGACCCAGATTAAGAATGCTAAGAACGTCCGCCTGTTTGCCTTAAACTCGAACCGGCCACTAGCCGAGGCCATTGCTGAACGGATTGGTTTACCGCTGAGCAAGGCCTCGATCAGCCACTTCGCCGATGGGGAGATTAAGATTACCATCGACGAGAGCGTGCGGGGCTGCGAGGTTTACGTGGTTCAGTCCGTTTCCGACCCGGTCAACACCAACCTGATGGAATTATTGATCATGGTCGATGCCCTGCGGCGGGCGAGTGCTGCTAAGATCAACGTCGTGATGCCTTACTACGGGTACGCACGGCAGGATCGGAAGGCCCGCAGCCGGGAACCAATCACCGCTAAGCTGATTGCCAACCTGCTGGAGATGGACCAGATCGACCGCCTGGTAACGATTGATCTCCACGCTGCCCAGGTTCAGGGCTTCTTTGACATTCCGGTGGACCACCTCCAGGCCACCAGCCTGCTGGCCAAGTACTGTGAACAGCAGGGCCTGACCGGCGACAACGCCGTGGTGGTTTCGCCCGACCATGCCGGGGTCAGCCTGGCGCGGAAGTTTGCGGAACGAATCAAGGCCCCAATCGCGATTGTCGACAACCGGGCAGATGAGGTTCGGGAGCGGGACAACCAGGAGGTGCCTGAATACGTCATCGGGGACGTCAAGGACCGCAACGCCATCATCGTCGACGACATCGTAGACACCGGCGTGCGGATGAAACTGTCGGCGGCGGCATTGCAGAAGTTCGGCGCCAAGAAGATCTACGGGGTGGCTACCCACGCCGTCCTGTCCGGGGATGCGGTCAACACCCTGGAAGGCTCCGGCCTGGAGGAAATGATCGTGACCGACACGATCAACCTGCCGGAGGAGAAGTGCTTTAAGAAGCTGGTTCGGTTGTCGGTTGCCGACCTGCTGGCCGAGGCGCTCGTCCGGATCCACAACCACCAGTCTATCGACACGCTCTTCAATCACAATTAA
- a CDS encoding 5'-methylthioadenosine/adenosylhomocysteine nucleosidase, with protein MKFGIICAMPEEIKELTASLSDKQVETVGGKDYLSGKISDQDVVLVESGIGKVEAGITAEHLITDFQVDVVINSGSAGGIGQGLHVGDVVISSETAYHDVDARAFDYVYGQLPGKQPRFKASEKWGKALEAAGEKTGLNIKRGLIVSGDQFIASQEAIDRILHYFPDALSSEMEGAAVGQVATDHDVPYVVVRAMSDTGNEDAGVSFDEFIIDAGKRSAKMLLQLFADLNN; from the coding sequence ATGAAATTTGGGATTATTTGTGCAATGCCGGAAGAAATCAAGGAGCTGACCGCCAGTCTGTCCGACAAGCAGGTCGAAACGGTCGGTGGCAAGGACTACCTGTCCGGTAAGATTTCTGACCAGGACGTCGTCTTAGTGGAGTCCGGAATCGGTAAGGTTGAGGCCGGAATTACGGCGGAACACCTGATTACCGACTTCCAGGTGGACGTGGTGATCAACTCCGGTTCCGCCGGGGGAATCGGCCAGGGCCTGCACGTCGGGGATGTCGTCATCTCCAGTGAGACGGCCTACCACGACGTCGATGCCCGGGCCTTTGACTACGTTTACGGTCAATTGCCGGGCAAGCAGCCGCGCTTTAAGGCCTCCGAGAAGTGGGGGAAGGCCTTGGAAGCTGCCGGTGAGAAGACCGGCTTGAACATCAAGCGCGGCCTGATCGTCTCCGGGGACCAGTTCATTGCCAGTCAAGAGGCGATCGACCGGATTCTCCACTACTTCCCGGACGCCCTCTCCAGTGAAATGGAAGGGGCCGCGGTGGGTCAAGTGGCAACCGACCACGACGTCCCGTACGTGGTGGTTCGGGCCATGTCCGACACCGGAAACGAAGACGCCGGGGTCAGCTTTGACGAGTTCATTATCGACGCCGGGAAGCGTTCCGCCAAGATGCTGCTGCAGCTCTTTGCGGACCTGAATAACTAA
- a CDS encoding DUF1831 domain-containing protein translates to MEFAKSVRIPGDTVTYSISPDIKKYALLDLGFEETKRGNFEYKGSLDTDNPFKPVARLRILINADLTGFKMETISGNGMRKVNIFKHARAKEFVEQYHYILADMLKRQVLTAPN, encoded by the coding sequence ATGGAATTTGCAAAGAGCGTCCGGATTCCTGGCGACACGGTGACCTATTCGATCAGCCCGGACATCAAGAAGTACGCCCTCTTGGATCTGGGCTTTGAGGAGACCAAGCGGGGCAACTTTGAATACAAGGGCAGCCTGGATACCGACAACCCCTTTAAGCCGGTGGCCCGGCTGCGGATCCTGATTAATGCCGACCTGACCGGTTTTAAGATGGAGACGATTTCGGGCAACGGGATGCGCAAGGTCAACATCTTCAAGCACGCCCGCGCCAAGGAATTCGTTGAGCAGTACCACTACATCCTGGCCGACATGCTCAAGCGCCAGGTTTTGACGGCGCCAAATTAA
- a CDS encoding tetratricopeptide repeat protein, giving the protein MTEKKDFRDSEKKQTEKLVHKLIQAIDEHPDKVNNYYDLGSLLTRLNDYQQAEELFMKALGIFEAKNDQEAQDLLNYGLGNLYYEVGKVDRAIELYNKIKDDKRKADSYLMLAQSYMKKGQHKQAVAYGLTAHELRQEDPAINQVIGDSLLALGEFKQAKQYYDAILKRHPGRADTQFNRGLVAMVLGEPYQDYLTQAKQLDPVYYQKSEQRLNDIEKTLRTTQGD; this is encoded by the coding sequence ATGACAGAAAAGAAGGATTTTCGCGACAGCGAGAAGAAACAAACTGAAAAGCTGGTTCACAAGCTGATCCAGGCGATCGACGAGCACCCGGACAAGGTCAACAATTACTACGACCTGGGTTCACTGCTGACCCGGCTGAATGACTATCAGCAGGCCGAGGAGCTCTTCATGAAGGCCCTCGGGATCTTCGAGGCCAAGAACGACCAGGAGGCCCAGGATCTGCTGAACTACGGCCTCGGCAACCTCTACTACGAGGTGGGCAAGGTCGATCGGGCCATCGAGCTCTACAACAAGATCAAGGATGACAAGCGCAAGGCCGATTCCTACCTGATGCTGGCCCAGAGCTACATGAAGAAGGGGCAGCACAAGCAGGCGGTCGCTTACGGCCTGACCGCCCACGAGTTGCGCCAGGAGGACCCGGCCATCAACCAGGTCATCGGTGACTCGCTCCTCGCCCTGGGTGAATTTAAGCAGGCCAAGCAATACTACGACGCGATCTTGAAGCGCCACCCCGGCCGGGCCGACACCCAGTTCAACCGGGGACTGGTCGCCATGGTCTTAGGCGAGCCCTACCAGGACTACCTGACCCAGGCCAAGCAGCTGGACCCAGTTTACTATCAAAAGAGCGAACAGCGGTTGAACGACATTGAAAAGACCCTGCGGACGACCCAGGGTGATTAA
- the recD2 gene encoding SF1B family DNA helicase RecD2, producing MADEIDLFKTPTEPSFFIGQVQSEIFTSPDSFYKVLIVSVEDANFDWNETEITVTGSFGELSDDQTYRFEGQLVDHPRYGRQFQAQSYHVNRPTSREGLIEFLASKQFSGIGKKTAEKIVDTLGTNAIEKITNDPHVLDALNLRHGIKQTLVENLNASQGMDQIIIGLNDLGFGSNLSSAIFDKYGDETLHIIHENPYRLATDIDGISFKRADQVAAHLKLPADDPRRIGAAIFQSLDDLTMETGDTYTTTQPLLQQAVSLLNADERGMVSVDAVADQIVALEKHNAISYEEQRIYPAALFKAEWQIAENLHRIFTAPGERVDPDTVDQVVAKTSTQAGIKYDPVQTKAIKQALTHKVLLLTGGPGTGKTTIIKGIVAAYAELHQISLDLGEYKDNAFPVLLAAPTGRAAKRMSEATDLPASTIHRMLGLNGREVPTDMNARDIKGSLLIIDEMSMVDTFLFKTLVQAIPTSMHVVLVGDKDQLPSVSPGQVFHDLLAFGDLPQVELTNIHRQSADSTIIPLAHAIKEGHVPANLTNRMADRSFIKCHAPQVPSIVHQIIDLAAKRGYSADDVQILAPMYRGQAGVDNLNQLAQAAYNPPTKDKQEIEFRGQTFRVGDKVLQLVNSPENNVFNGDIGRITAIEARGKKGTKRTATITIDFDGNEVTYGRQEWNQIRLAYCISIHKSQGSQFKMVLLPLVAQFNRMLQRNLVYTAITRAAEKLVLIGEPAALVTATRNTGVNRQTTLRQRLQTVWQRHDDLKSPLDSPANEGAGVAKSSPSATQPQQTTVPDPAPIDPAAPHVLTAQLIDQEAVDPLIGMNGIRPQDC from the coding sequence ATGGCTGATGAAATCGACTTATTTAAGACGCCCACGGAGCCGTCTTTTTTTATTGGCCAGGTGCAGTCGGAGATCTTCACCAGCCCCGATTCCTTCTACAAGGTGCTGATCGTCTCGGTGGAGGACGCCAACTTTGATTGGAACGAGACCGAGATCACGGTTACCGGGAGCTTCGGGGAGCTCAGCGACGACCAGACCTACCGCTTTGAGGGTCAGCTGGTCGACCATCCCCGCTACGGTCGCCAGTTTCAGGCCCAGTCCTACCACGTCAACCGGCCGACCAGCCGGGAGGGGCTGATCGAATTCCTCGCTAGCAAGCAGTTCAGCGGAATTGGCAAGAAGACGGCCGAAAAGATCGTCGATACCCTGGGGACCAACGCCATCGAAAAGATCACCAACGATCCCCACGTCCTGGACGCCCTGAACCTGCGCCACGGCATCAAGCAGACCCTGGTGGAGAACCTCAACGCCAGCCAGGGGATGGACCAGATCATCATTGGCTTAAACGACCTGGGCTTTGGCAGTAACCTCAGCAGCGCCATCTTTGACAAGTACGGCGACGAGACCCTCCACATCATCCACGAGAACCCATACCGCTTGGCGACGGATATTGACGGGATCAGCTTTAAGCGGGCCGATCAGGTGGCAGCCCACCTGAAACTGCCGGCCGACGATCCGCGGCGGATTGGTGCGGCCATTTTTCAGAGTCTCGACGACCTGACGATGGAAACCGGCGACACCTACACGACCACCCAGCCGCTCCTCCAACAGGCCGTTTCCCTGCTGAACGCGGACGAGCGGGGGATGGTGAGCGTCGATGCGGTGGCCGATCAGATCGTGGCCCTTGAGAAGCATAATGCCATCAGCTACGAGGAGCAGCGGATCTACCCGGCGGCACTTTTTAAGGCGGAATGGCAGATTGCCGAAAACCTCCACCGGATTTTTACCGCCCCTGGCGAACGGGTTGACCCGGATACCGTCGACCAGGTGGTGGCCAAGACGAGCACCCAGGCCGGCATCAAGTACGATCCGGTCCAGACTAAGGCGATCAAGCAAGCCCTCACGCACAAGGTCCTCCTGCTGACGGGGGGACCCGGAACGGGCAAGACGACCATCATTAAGGGAATTGTGGCGGCCTACGCCGAACTGCACCAGATTTCTTTAGACCTCGGCGAATACAAGGACAACGCCTTCCCAGTCCTGCTGGCGGCACCGACGGGACGGGCGGCTAAGCGGATGAGTGAGGCGACCGACTTGCCGGCCAGCACCATTCACCGGATGCTGGGCCTCAATGGCCGGGAGGTGCCGACGGACATGAACGCCCGTGACATCAAGGGGTCGCTCTTGATCATTGACGAGATGTCGATGGTCGACACCTTCCTCTTTAAGACCCTGGTTCAGGCGATTCCGACCTCGATGCACGTCGTCTTAGTTGGTGATAAGGACCAGCTGCCCTCAGTCAGCCCCGGCCAGGTTTTCCACGACCTCTTGGCCTTTGGTGACCTGCCCCAGGTGGAACTGACCAATATTCACCGCCAGTCGGCCGACTCAACGATTATCCCGCTGGCCCACGCCATCAAGGAGGGCCACGTGCCCGCCAACCTCACCAACCGGATGGCTGACCGGTCCTTCATCAAGTGCCACGCTCCCCAGGTGCCAAGCATCGTCCACCAGATCATTGATCTCGCGGCCAAACGGGGATATTCGGCCGACGATGTCCAAATCCTGGCACCGATGTACCGGGGCCAGGCCGGGGTCGACAACCTCAACCAGCTGGCCCAGGCGGCCTACAATCCGCCGACCAAGGACAAGCAGGAGATCGAGTTCCGCGGCCAGACCTTCCGGGTGGGGGACAAGGTCCTGCAGCTGGTCAACAGCCCGGAGAACAACGTCTTTAACGGTGACATCGGGCGGATCACTGCAATTGAGGCCCGGGGAAAGAAGGGGACCAAGAGGACGGCCACGATCACGATCGACTTCGACGGCAACGAGGTCACTTACGGTCGTCAGGAATGGAACCAGATCCGCCTGGCCTACTGCATCTCGATTCACAAGTCCCAGGGAAGCCAGTTTAAGATGGTGCTTCTGCCCCTGGTGGCCCAGTTTAACCGGATGCTGCAGCGCAACCTGGTCTACACGGCGATCACCCGGGCGGCTGAGAAGCTGGTGCTGATTGGTGAACCGGCGGCCCTGGTGACGGCCACCCGCAACACGGGGGTCAACCGGCAGACAACTCTCCGGCAGCGATTGCAGACCGTTTGGCAGCGCCATGACGACCTGAAGTCACCGCTGGATTCACCGGCCAACGAGGGAGCGGGTGTTGCCAAGTCATCGCCTTCAGCAACCCAGCCTCAGCAAACAACGGTCCCTGACCCGGCGCCAATTGATCCGGCCGCGCCGCACGTTCTGACGGCCCAGCTGATCGACCAGGAGGCGGTCGATCCCCTGATCGGGATGAACGGCATTCGGCCCCAGGACTGTTAG
- a CDS encoding sulfite exporter TauE/SafE family protein, whose product MLQLLSLILIGFLVGIFVISLGGGGGAIYLGVLTGIFRLAPAAAAATSIVTALPALVIGAWSYYRKGLIDFKLGSRMMLAAIPSIFVGFFISPLIPQQIYKVVIGLILVALGLQIIYQLYHNRPSKHRHLSPRLASVLYGILGGLMVGIAGLSGGGPITAGLLILGVPMKNASATSSYVLVGMSIVGALLHLTGGNVDWQAAGGLIAGSLAGAVLAPTVIIWLTNKPSRAFLVKLFMGIFVATMGIVSMR is encoded by the coding sequence TTGCTGCAGCTGCTTTCGTTAATCTTAATTGGCTTTCTCGTCGGAATCTTTGTGATCTCGCTCGGCGGGGGTGGGGGAGCGATCTACCTCGGCGTCTTGACCGGGATCTTTCGCCTCGCTCCTGCCGCGGCGGCAGCGACCTCAATTGTGACGGCGCTACCGGCCCTGGTGATCGGTGCCTGGTCCTACTACCGGAAGGGCCTGATCGATTTTAAACTGGGGAGTCGGATGATGTTGGCAGCCATCCCAAGCATTTTCGTCGGCTTTTTCATCTCGCCCCTCATCCCACAGCAGATCTATAAGGTCGTGATCGGGCTGATCCTGGTCGCTCTGGGCCTGCAGATCATTTATCAGCTCTACCACAACCGTCCCAGCAAGCACCGTCACCTGTCGCCAAGGCTGGCCAGCGTCCTCTATGGGATCCTCGGTGGCCTGATGGTCGGCATCGCGGGCCTGAGCGGCGGGGGACCAATCACGGCCGGGCTGCTGATCCTTGGCGTGCCGATGAAGAACGCCTCGGCGACCTCGTCCTACGTGCTGGTCGGCATGTCGATCGTCGGCGCCCTGCTGCACCTCACCGGGGGCAACGTTGACTGGCAGGCGGCCGGTGGGCTGATTGCGGGTTCCCTGGCCGGGGCCGTGCTCGCCCCAACCGTGATCATCTGGCTGACCAACAAGCCGTCCCGGGCCTTTCTGGTCAAGCTCTTCATGGGGATCTTCGTTGCTACCATGGGGATAGTTTCAATGCGATAA